Within the Pelagovum pacificum genome, the region CCACGACCGATCCTTCGGCGGTCGTGAGCATATTCCGGTCGATCTCCGCCCCGCGCCGGCTGGCCCGGATCATCGAAGGCGAAAGTCTTCTGAACGACGCGGCCGCCATCGCTCTCTTCGGGCTGTTCATCGGGTATGTCTCGCAAGGGTCGCCGGATCCACGACTGCTGGATGCGGTCCTCCGTTTTCCGGGGCTTGTCGCCGGTGGCTTGGTCACCGGTTGGCTGTTAAGCCGTGCCGCGCTCGCCCTCATGGTGCTCTGCCGACGTTTCGAGCTGGCGCAGATCTCGATCTCTGTTTCCTTGCCTTACCTCACCTATATCGCGGCTGAACAACTGGTAGGCGCCTCCGGCGTCATCGCGGTGGTGGCGGCAGGCCTGACGCTCAACCTCGCGGGGCCGGGCAGGCTCACGCCCTCCAGCTGGAGCAATCTGCGCGAGGTCTGGGAATTGCTCGCACATTGGGCTGGGGCGCTGATCTTTATCCTTGCCGCTCTTCTCATCCCTCGCATGCTCGAGGCGGTAAGACCCTCCGACCTGATGCTGATCAGTCTGGTGACGCTTACCGCCATCGCCGCACGAGCCGTTATCCTGTTCGGCCTTCTGCCCTTGCTGACGCGAGTGCGCCTCTCGCCCGCCGTGGACCGACCTTATCGCACGGCGATCCTCTGGGGCGGCCTTCGTGGCGCAGTGACGCTCGCGCTGGCACTGGCTGTGACCGAGAGCACGTTTGTGCCGCTGGAAGTGAAACGGCTGATCGGTATTCTTGCGACCGGCTTCACGCTCTTCACGCTCTTGATCCAGGGAACGACCCTTCGCTGGGTGATCCAGCGGCTCGGGTTGGCAAAGCTGTCCGCCATAGACGAGGCACTGTCCCGGCAGGTCGTTGCGGTCTCCCTTCAGGCGGTTCGAGAGGATGTGTCCAAGGCAACCGCCACCTACGATCTCAATCGTGAAGTTGTGCGTGCGGAAGCCAAGAGCTTTGGCCGGCGGCTGGACGAGGCTGTCAAGGCGGCAGAGGAATCGACCGAGATCCTCGACCGTGACCGAGTCACTCTCGGCCTGCTGGCGCTGGCAGGTGCTGAACGGGACCTGATCCTCGAACGTCTGCGGGAGCGGATCATTTCTTCCCGGCAGTCGGAGCGCGCACTGGCTGATGCCGGGCGTTTGATTGAAGCGACACGTTCCGGCGGTCGACATGGCTATCAACATGCGGCCCGCAACAGTGTGGCCTTCAGGCTCCCCTTCAAAGTCGCCGTCGTACTGCACCGGAGGCTTCGCATCTCTTTGCCGCTGGCACGTCTGACGGCCGACCGTTTCGAGCGGCTGCTGTCGCAGCGGCTTATTCTTCGGGATCTCGAAGGGTTCGTGGATGGCCGTATCCGACGCATTCACGGGCGACGGGTCGCCGAACTTCTGTCTGAACTTCTGGCGCGGCGCCAAGATGCGGTGGAGGCGGCGCTGGAAGGCCTGCGTCTGCAGTATCCCGGTTACGCAGACGAGCTCGAACGCCGTTTTATCCGCCGAACCACACTGCGCATGGAGGAACGGGAATATGGTGCGATGCTCGAGGACGGCCTGATCGGCGCCGAACTACACAATAGTCTGATGCAGGGCCTCACGCGTCGACGGGCCCGGGCCGAACGACGGCCGCGGCTCGACCTTGCGCTGCAGCGTTCTGAAGTGGTCCGGCAGTTTCCGCTTTTCGAAGAGCTCGACAGCACCGTTGTGAAGCAATTGGCTCGGGTATTGGAAACGCGTTACGTAAATGCGGGCCAGACGATCATTGCAGAAGATGGTGTGAGCGCCGGGGTCTACTTCGTCGCCTCCGGCGCCGTGGAGCTCAAGACGGCGGCGCAGACCTGGAGGCTCGGTCGCGGGGAAATGTTCGGTCAGATGGCGCCCCTTCTGCGCAAGCCGCGCCGAGGGAAGGTCGTCGCGCTCGCTCCATCAACGCTGCTGCTTCTCGACGAACGCGCCTATCTTCGGCTCCTCGAGCGAAGTCCGAAAATGCGCGCCGCAGTTCGTCAGAGTGCCCTCAAGCGTGGTATCAAGCCAGAGCGGTTGAACTTGCAAGACGAGTAGGTCCGAGACTGTCCGACCGTCGTTTGCCATTTTCGCCTTTTATTCTGGCGCCACTTGCGTGGGGGGCGTGTCCTCTCACCCGCACCATTCTGAAGACGATGGATAGCTCGCGCTTGGCTTGCCCGGAGTAAGAAGACCAATGGGCCGCTCGAAGGCTCCGTAGCCGCGCGACCACTCTTACTTTGCCTTCGAATATTGGTCAGTTTCTCTCAACGAGTGGGGAACGGGGCGTCGATCCTGCATCCCGTGCTCATTGATCTACAGGTCGAGGCGGGCTTCGGGGGCCGTTACTCCGTGCGCCAGCATCAGGCCTGACTGCGGTTTGTGCTTTGGCGTTTCATCACTTCAAACCCGACATCGACCACGCGGGGAATATCGGTGGCGCCGTCGACGAGCTTTAGGACCGTGTCCACGGCTTTCCGCCCGATTTCGTAGCGATGGGTTCTCAAGCTTGAAATCGGCGGATGCACCGATTGCATCTGGTCGAGATCGTTAAATCCGGCCACGCCCATCTCTTCGGGGATCCTGATGTTGCGCGCTTGGCACTCGTACGCCACACCCAACGCCAGGACGTCATTGTTGCAGAAGATGGCATCTGGCCTGGCGTGGCGAGACAGCAGTTCCGACGCCAGCCGGCGTCCCAATTCCACTGTGGTGGACTCTCCCGGACGTTCGACGCTGTCGACATCAGGGTTGCTGACAATCAGGGACTCGTCCAGCAAGCCCGCTTCTTCGAGGGCCTCTTTGAATCCGAGAAGCCGGCCGGTTGAGCGTCTGATCAGCCAGCCGCCGACAAAGGCAATCCGGTTGTAGCCTTCTTCGACGAGGTGCCTGGTGATCGCCTTGCCGGCTGCCTTGTGATCGAAGCCGATCACGTGGTCGATCGGGTCATCGGTTATGTCCATGATTTGCACGACGGGGCAGTTGGCCTGCTCGAGCAACTCCCGGGCCTGGTCGGACTGGTCGACACCTGACACGATCAAAGCGGTAGGTTTCTGCCTCAGGAGCTGGGCGATCAGGCGGGTTTCCTCATCGTCGTCGTAGAAACTGTTCCCGAGCTGAACTTGCAGGGCAGTGCCCTGAACGCCGTCATAGATCCCTCGAAGCACATCCGTGAAAATATGCTGAGTGAGCGAAGGGACGATCACCCCGAGAACCTCGGTTCGCACGGCAGCGAGCGCCCGGGCATTCAGGTTCGGTACGTAGTTCAGCAGGCGAATCGCTTCCTGAACACGTTGGCGAAGTTTCGGCGATACGGCTTCCGGCGTCTTGATCGCTCGCGAAGCGGTCATCGGGCTGCAGTTGGCCTCCCTGGCGACGTCGAGCAGCGTCGGCCCCCTCGAAGATCTTAGATTTATGGCTCTACCTCCTCAATCGGGCTGCCCATGCCGGTATGGGGCAGCATGCCGGAAACATCATTGACAGGGAAAGTATGGTAGCGCTACCTTTCCTTTGGTAGCGTTACCAACGGCCGGGGAGGAGGCGCTTTGGCGTCCCGGCTCTTCGCTGCCAAGTGCCGCGCAGCGGCGATCCAGGGAGGAAATTATGAACATTACCAGAAGACGTCTGCTCGGCTCTACGGGTGCAATGGTTTCAGGTTTGGCGATTTCGAGCGCCATCGGCGGCCCCGCCAGCGCGCAAACCAGCGACACGCTGGTCATCGCGCTGTCGGCCCGTGGGCTGCGGACAATCGACTCCGCGAAGTCGATCCAGGGGGCTGATGAGTGGGCGATTATCCATATCTTTGAAACGCTGGTCATGGGGCCTGAAGGCCGCTTTCCGACGACCGTCGATGAGGTTCAGCCGGCGCTGGCAACGAGCTGGTCGATGTCCGACGATGCGACCGAATGGACCTTCGAAATCCGCGAGGGCGTTCAGTTCCACAAGGATTACGGTGAACTCACCGCGGAGGACGTGGCATTCTCGCTCGGCCGTCTCATCGACCCGGACATCCTTGGTGTGCGTGCCGCACTGTTCCAGAACGCCAGCAGCGTGACCGTCGAAGGTCCGATGACCGTGAAGATCACCCTCTCGCAACCGGACCCGCTCTTCATCATCGGGCCTATGCTTCACCACTCGGCTTCGGTCATCTCCAAGGCGGCGTATGAAGAGAAGGGCCCCGAGGCGTTCGAAACGGACCCGATCGGGACCGGTCCCTACCAGCTCGAGGAGGTCGCGCAGGACCCGTCGATGGGCGTGCTGCTGACCGCGTTCGAGGGCTATTGGGGCGATCAGCCTGCCACGCCGAACCTGCGGGTGCGTTACATCTCGGACACCACGGCCCGCACGCTCGCGCTGCTGTCGGGCGATGTCCACATGATCGAAGGGGTGCGCGCGCCCGGCTGGGTTCCGTCGATCCAGCAGCGTGCCGGCGATCTTCACTTTGACACCGCGTCGCCCGGCAGCTTCTTCACCGTTTCGATGAACATGACGGTGCCGCCCTTCGACGATCAGCGGGTTCGGCAAGCCGTGGCCTATCTCATCGACCGTGACACGATCGCCGAAGCGATGGCGCCGATCAGCCAGCGGACGTGGGGCCTCAACCCGCCTTCGTTCCCCGGCGGTTTCAATGGCGAGACGATCCCGGAAGAGGTCCGTTACGACTACAATGTCGAACGTGCCAAGGAGCTTCTCACCGAGGCCGGCTATCCGGACGGGTTGAGCTTCGACGCGTATACATCCCAGCGGGAGGACTACTCGTCGATCAGCCTGATGATCCAGGAGATGCTCCGCGCCGGCGGGATCGACATGAACCTCGAGCTCAAGGACCACACGGCATTCCATGCCGACCAGGGGACCGGCACGAACACGCTGTTCCAGCGCTCTTCGGCCTATCCGCCGGTACCGACGCTCGCGATCACCGACCAGCTTTCGGTGGAGAACGAGGTGCAGTCGGACGGTTCGGGTGGTCCCAACTTCTCGCACTACGGTGCGGACGGCAACGGCATCGACGACCTGCTTGCAGAAGCCATGGCCGAGCCGAACCTCGAACGCCGGATTGAGAAGGTGCAGGAGATCGAGGTCAAATTCCTGACCGACATGCCCATGCTGCCGGTATCGACCAACGCCTACCTGATCGTGCGCGCCGCGAACGTCGACCTCGGCTATGAGCAGGAGTCGGGCTTCGCGCACTGGCGCCTCGACAAGGCCACGATCAACTGATCGCCACCTCGGGGAGCGGCACCGTCCGCTCCCCGGCTTCTCCCTGAGACCTAACAGCGGTCGCGTGGCGCGGCTCGCAGACGGATGCCCCATGACCGAATTCAGAAACCTCGACCTCAGTGACCCGCAGGACCTGTCTGCGTCCCCCTCGATTGAGTGGGCCCTCAAGGAGCTGGACCTTGCGATCGACAGCGGCAAAGGACGCGTTGCACTGGAGATCGCCGGACCGGGTACTGAGCTTTCGGCACCCGTAGAACTACCCGATGCCGCAGAGGCCCTCGCGCTCTGGCAGCGGGACGGTGCGACGGTTGCCTGGGGGTCTGACGAACGCGGCCTGGTCTATGCGTTGACGGAGCTGGCGGACCGGGCCCGTCATGCCGAAGACCACGCAGCCCCCTTCGCCGGAGAACTGCCGCTCAGTGAAAGGCCGTCAGCACCGATCCGATCGATTGCCAGGCTCTATTGCAACGAGTCCGAGGACAGCGGCTGGTACCATGATCGCGACGGCTGGCGGGACTATCTGTCGATGTTGGTCACGAACCGCTTCAACCGGTTCTCGCTGACCCTCGGAATGGCGTACAATTATCCCTACCACAATCCGTGGATCCGGGACGTCTACTTCTATTTCCCCTATCCGTTTCTCTTCGATCTGCCCGGTCACAACGTGTCGGTCAGGAACGTGACCGAAGAAGAGCGGGACCGGAATTTCGAGACGCTCAAGTTCATCGCGCGTGAAGCCGCGCGGCGCGGACTGGACTTCCAGCTGGCGCTGTGGACACAGCGTTACGATTTCGACGACACGCCGAACGCCTACCACCAGATCAGTGGCCTCGATGAGAAGAACCTCGCGCCCTACTGCCGCTCAGCGCTGACGCACCTGCTGACGGACGTGCCCGAGATCACCGGCCTGACGTTCCGCGTTCACGTCGAAGGCGGGATCGCCGAGGGCGATTACGACTTCTGGCGCGAGGCCTTCGCGGGCGTCGCCGACGCCGGTCGCCCGGTCGAGATCGACATGCACGGCAAGGGCCTCGACCACGAGACGCTGGAGCTCGCCCGCGCGAGTGGAATGCCGCTCGCGGTCTCGCCGAAATACATGGCCGAGCACATGGGCCTGCCGTACCACCAGTCCGCGATCCGGGACAAGGAACAGCCGCCGGAGGTGGCGCGCAGCCAGCGTGAACAACTCTCCGAAGGCTCGCGCAAGTTCCTCCGCTACAGCTACGGCGACCTGCTGACCAAGGACAAGGATTACAGCGTCCTCTACCGGATCTGGCCGGGCACCCAACGGGTGTTGCTGTGGGGCGACCCGGCGATGGCGTCGGGCTATGGCCGGTTGTCGACCTTCGCCGGTTCCGACGGCGTCGAATGGTGCGAACCGCAAAGCTTCAAGGGCCGGATGGGCACCGGCGTGCCCGGCGGGCGCTTCTGCTATAAGCAGCCCGACCTGGTGCCCCGCCGGGACTGGGAAAAATACCTCTATACCTACCGGGTCTGGGGTAGGGGGCTCTATACGCCCGACGGTCCGAGGGACGGATGGGCGCGCTACCTGCGCAAGCACTGCGGCGTGCTGGCGGACGCCTGCGAGGCGGGCCTTTCGGCGGCAAGCCGGGTGCTGCCTCTCGTATCACTGGCGCACGGGCCGTCTGCCTCGAACAACTTCTACTGGCCCGAAGTGTACACCGATCTCGGACTCATCGACGGGTCCGGGAAGCGCGCCTACGCGTTCGACATGCCCGAGCCGACCCGTTTCGGAAATGCTCCGACCTTCGACAAGGAACTGTTCGCCACCCCGCGCGAGTTCGCTCTCAAGCTGCTTAATGGCGAGGAAGAGCATCGCTACTCACCGCTCGACGTCGCCGATTGGCTGATCGATCTCGCCGAACGCTGTGAGGCCGCCGTAACCGACGCCCGCCGGGCCGAGACGCTCGACGGTCGCGAGGCTGCCGACCCGGTCGAGGCGCAGCGCATGCTGCTCGACATCGGCATCTCCGGAGGGCTCGCCCGCTTCTTCGCCGGGAAGTTCAGGGCGGCGATCTGGGCCGAGCTCTTCATCGAGACGGGCGCTACGGAGCTGATCGAGCCGATGATCGCCCAGGCACGCAGGGCCGTGGCCGCGTGGGACGCAATTGCCGAACTGAGCCGGGACACCTACCAGGACGACCTCGGCTTCGGGCCGCAAAGCTGGCTTCGCGGCTCCTGGCATGCTCGGCAAGCCGAGATGCGCGCCGAGCTTCTCGACCTCGAGGCGCTGCGCGGACGTGCCGGCACTGAAAGCGTTCCCACCGAACCGCAGGTCGCGGCGGCAATCGCCACGCTGCTGGCGAAAGAGCCGACCCGCGCTGAACTGACTTCGCTCAGCGCGCCCGAGACATTCGAGCGCGGCAAGCCGTTCACCGTGCAACTGTCCGGTGCACCAAGCGGGACGGAACCGTTGCTTCACTTCCGGCCGGTGGATCAGTCGCAACATTGGCAGACCCTCGCCATGGACGGCGCCGGGAACGGCCATTCCGCGACAATCCCGGCCGAGGCGCTCGACACGCCGTTCCACCTCCAGTTCTTCGCGAGCTGGACGGCGGAGGGCGCCGCGCATCTCGCGCCGGGTCTCGCCCCAGATCTCTCCAACCAGCCTTACGGGCTGGCGATGCAGGCGTGATGGGATCGGTGGCGCGGCCGCGTAGAGGAGGAGGCAAATGCTGAGATACATCCTGTCCAGGCTGATCGACACGGTGCCGACCGTGC harbors:
- a CDS encoding cation:proton antiporter encodes the protein MSIVFIVTLVAALFLVIGLAEPIAGRLRLPYSVILAVLGTLIGIGASFFLATELTDALNPLAAAVLNLPIRANVFLYVFLPTLLFQATLGVNIRRMLDDWVPILVLAVIAVLFSTVAIGVTLGWASGLPIAACLLLGAIVSTTDPSAVVSIFRSISAPRRLARIIEGESLLNDAAAIALFGLFIGYVSQGSPDPRLLDAVLRFPGLVAGGLVTGWLLSRAALALMVLCRRFELAQISISVSLPYLTYIAAEQLVGASGVIAVVAAGLTLNLAGPGRLTPSSWSNLREVWELLAHWAGALIFILAALLIPRMLEAVRPSDLMLISLVTLTAIAARAVILFGLLPLLTRVRLSPAVDRPYRTAILWGGLRGAVTLALALAVTESTFVPLEVKRLIGILATGFTLFTLLIQGTTLRWVIQRLGLAKLSAIDEALSRQVVAVSLQAVREDVSKATATYDLNREVVRAEAKSFGRRLDEAVKAAEESTEILDRDRVTLGLLALAGAERDLILERLRERIISSRQSERALADAGRLIEATRSGGRHGYQHAARNSVAFRLPFKVAVVLHRRLRISLPLARLTADRFERLLSQRLILRDLEGFVDGRIRRIHGRRVAELLSELLARRQDAVEAALEGLRLQYPGYADELERRFIRRTTLRMEEREYGAMLEDGLIGAELHNSLMQGLTRRRARAERRPRLDLALQRSEVVRQFPLFEELDSTVVKQLARVLETRYVNAGQTIIAEDGVSAGVYFVASGAVELKTAAQTWRLGRGEMFGQMAPLLRKPRRGKVVALAPSTLLLLDERAYLRLLERSPKMRAAVRQSALKRGIKPERLNLQDE
- a CDS encoding LacI family DNA-binding transcriptional regulator, which codes for MNLRSSRGPTLLDVAREANCSPMTASRAIKTPEAVSPKLRQRVQEAIRLLNYVPNLNARALAAVRTEVLGVIVPSLTQHIFTDVLRGIYDGVQGTALQVQLGNSFYDDDEETRLIAQLLRQKPTALIVSGVDQSDQARELLEQANCPVVQIMDITDDPIDHVIGFDHKAAGKAITRHLVEEGYNRIAFVGGWLIRRSTGRLLGFKEALEEAGLLDESLIVSNPDVDSVERPGESTTVELGRRLASELLSRHARPDAIFCNNDVLALGVAYECQARNIRIPEEMGVAGFNDLDQMQSVHPPISSLRTHRYEIGRKAVDTVLKLVDGATDIPRVVDVGFEVMKRQSTNRSQA
- a CDS encoding ABC transporter substrate-binding protein, whose protein sequence is MAISSAIGGPASAQTSDTLVIALSARGLRTIDSAKSIQGADEWAIIHIFETLVMGPEGRFPTTVDEVQPALATSWSMSDDATEWTFEIREGVQFHKDYGELTAEDVAFSLGRLIDPDILGVRAALFQNASSVTVEGPMTVKITLSQPDPLFIIGPMLHHSASVISKAAYEEKGPEAFETDPIGTGPYQLEEVAQDPSMGVLLTAFEGYWGDQPATPNLRVRYISDTTARTLALLSGDVHMIEGVRAPGWVPSIQQRAGDLHFDTASPGSFFTVSMNMTVPPFDDQRVRQAVAYLIDRDTIAEAMAPISQRTWGLNPPSFPGGFNGETIPEEVRYDYNVERAKELLTEAGYPDGLSFDAYTSQREDYSSISLMIQEMLRAGGIDMNLELKDHTAFHADQGTGTNTLFQRSSAYPPVPTLAITDQLSVENEVQSDGSGGPNFSHYGADGNGIDDLLAEAMAEPNLERRIEKVQEIEVKFLTDMPMLPVSTNAYLIVRAANVDLGYEQESGFAHWRLDKATIN